From Serinicoccus profundi, the proteins below share one genomic window:
- a CDS encoding ubiquinol-cytochrome c reductase iron-sulfur subunit — MTTPHHDDTTPAVRDSHASPARTDRFENPGLPPHVPRRADVDPKAAKRAEVQVVAMFTMSALASIAFVVAYFAIDPDLKGYLLGIGEMNLYHLALGVTMGLSLLGIGLGAIHWAKTLMPDEEVIEERHPQASGEEDRLVVGQTLSHGWRSSQLNRRSAILGSAGGALGLFALPLVLPVVAGLGPRPSREALFETHWEEGVPLVVDHSGAPVRAADVTQGSVFHIMPEGWAGPQAFEEHGAEEVMAAKATDQVILVKLDPSLITSEKQREWGYDGIVAYSKVCTHVGCPVALYEQQTHHLLCPCHQSTFDMTDDCTVIFGPAKRPLPQLPITVDAEGYIVAADSFREPIGPSFWERERPGLLGDDES, encoded by the coding sequence ATGACGACCCCCCACCACGACGACACCACCCCCGCCGTGCGTGACTCGCACGCGTCGCCGGCCCGGACCGACCGGTTCGAGAACCCCGGTCTGCCGCCGCACGTGCCGCGGCGCGCCGACGTCGACCCCAAGGCCGCCAAGCGCGCCGAGGTCCAGGTCGTGGCGATGTTCACGATGTCGGCCCTCGCCTCGATCGCCTTCGTCGTCGCCTACTTCGCGATCGACCCGGACCTCAAGGGCTATCTCCTCGGCATCGGGGAGATGAACCTCTACCACCTCGCGCTCGGCGTGACCATGGGGCTCTCCCTGCTCGGGATCGGACTCGGTGCGATCCACTGGGCGAAGACCCTCATGCCCGACGAGGAGGTCATCGAGGAGCGCCACCCGCAGGCGTCCGGCGAGGAGGACCGGCTCGTCGTCGGTCAGACCCTGTCCCACGGCTGGCGCAGCTCCCAGCTCAACCGGCGCTCGGCCATCCTCGGCTCGGCCGGTGGGGCGCTGGGCCTCTTCGCCCTGCCGCTGGTCCTCCCGGTCGTCGCCGGTCTGGGTCCCCGACCGAGCCGCGAAGCCCTGTTCGAGACGCACTGGGAAGAGGGTGTTCCGCTGGTGGTCGATCACTCCGGGGCGCCGGTCAGGGCCGCCGACGTCACCCAGGGGTCGGTCTTCCACATCATGCCCGAGGGCTGGGCCGGGCCCCAGGCCTTCGAGGAGCACGGTGCCGAGGAGGTCATGGCCGCCAAGGCCACGGACCAGGTCATCCTGGTCAAGCTCGACCCCTCGCTCATCACCAGCGAGAAGCAACGGGAGTGGGGCTACGACGGCATCGTCGCCTACTCCAAGGTGTGCACCCACGTCGGGTGCCCCGTGGCGCTCTACGAGCAGCAGACCCACCATCTGCTGTGTCCCTGCCACCAGTCGACCTTCGACATGACCGACGACTGCACGGTGATCTTCGGGCCGGCCAAGAGGCCGCTGCCCCAGCTGCCGATCACGGTGGACGCCGAGGGCTACATCGTGGCCGCGGACTCCTTCCGCGAGCCGATCGGACCAAGCTTCTGGGAGCGCGAGCGCCCAGGTCTGTTGGGAGATGACGAGTCATGA
- a CDS encoding cytochrome b, whose protein sequence is MTTHVPQGADHLRTDTTEPQRPQSQTDQSSPDAKFPGALVWADERVGAAKGLRFALKKVFPDHWSFLLGEIAMYSMIIALITGTFLTLWFVPSMGHVTYDGDYVPLKGVGMSEAYASTLDISFEVKGGLLIRQLHHWSALFFIVGIALHAARVFFTGAFRKPREINWVIGVVLSLLAAIEGFAGYSLPDDLLSGTGIRAMNGFMMSAPVIGTWMTFFVFGGEFPGEAIIPRLYIAHVLLLPAIIVGLFVLHLALVVVHKHTQYPGPGRTNDNVVGFPIMPVYAAKAGGFFFVVFGITALVSALVQINGVWVYGPYDPTQVTAGSQPDFYMWFSDGALRLLPGWLEFTLFGTVWSFNIFLGSLVLLPLVWAIMGAYPFIEAWITGDKSEHHILQRPRNAPTRTAIGMAAISMYLVLALACINDILAIKLGLSINDLTILFRTLFFVLPVLVFVVTKRLCLSLQRHDRERVLHGNETGRIVRTPEGRFFEAHEPLDEYERWALVDYDPPTPLGLTQGPDVDSRGVARRRGPLAGLQAAASSFFYKDSVTPVTPSELAAAHHHGEHDALEQASAPQLGVPVNDSIGDDDFTDHHGSSVQAPPRHH, encoded by the coding sequence ATGACGACGCACGTGCCCCAGGGTGCCGACCACCTCCGCACCGACACCACCGAGCCGCAGCGGCCGCAGAGCCAGACCGACCAGTCCTCCCCGGACGCGAAGTTCCCGGGCGCCCTGGTCTGGGCCGACGAACGCGTCGGCGCCGCCAAGGGGTTGCGCTTCGCCCTCAAGAAGGTCTTCCCCGACCACTGGAGCTTCCTGCTCGGCGAGATCGCGATGTACTCCATGATCATCGCGCTCATCACCGGCACCTTCCTCACCCTGTGGTTCGTCCCGAGCATGGGCCACGTGACCTACGACGGCGACTACGTCCCGCTCAAGGGTGTCGGGATGTCCGAGGCCTACGCCTCCACCCTCGACATCAGCTTCGAGGTCAAGGGCGGTCTGCTCATCCGGCAGCTGCACCACTGGTCGGCCCTCTTCTTCATCGTCGGCATCGCCCTGCACGCAGCCCGGGTCTTCTTCACCGGCGCGTTCCGCAAGCCGCGGGAGATCAACTGGGTCATCGGGGTCGTCCTCTCCCTCCTCGCCGCCATCGAGGGCTTCGCCGGCTACTCCCTCCCGGACGACCTGCTGTCGGGTACTGGCATCCGGGCCATGAACGGCTTCATGATGTCGGCGCCGGTGATCGGCACCTGGATGACGTTCTTCGTCTTCGGCGGGGAGTTCCCGGGCGAGGCGATCATTCCCCGGCTCTACATCGCCCACGTGCTGCTGCTCCCGGCGATCATCGTCGGCCTCTTCGTGCTGCACCTGGCCCTCGTCGTCGTCCACAAGCACACGCAGTACCCCGGCCCGGGTCGCACCAACGACAATGTCGTCGGGTTCCCGATCATGCCGGTGTATGCCGCGAAGGCCGGTGGCTTCTTCTTCGTGGTCTTCGGCATCACCGCCCTGGTCTCGGCCCTGGTGCAGATCAACGGCGTGTGGGTCTACGGACCGTACGACCCGACCCAGGTGACCGCGGGCAGCCAGCCCGACTTCTACATGTGGTTCTCCGACGGCGCACTGCGTCTGCTCCCGGGTTGGTTGGAGTTCACGCTGTTCGGCACCGTGTGGAGCTTCAACATCTTCCTCGGCTCGCTGGTGCTGCTGCCCCTGGTCTGGGCGATCATGGGCGCCTATCCCTTCATCGAGGCATGGATCACCGGTGACAAGAGCGAGCACCACATCCTCCAGCGCCCGCGCAACGCCCCGACCCGGACCGCGATCGGTATGGCGGCGATCTCGATGTATCTCGTGCTGGCGCTCGCCTGCATCAACGACATCCTCGCGATCAAGCTCGGGCTGTCCATCAACGACCTCACGATCCTCTTCCGGACGTTGTTCTTCGTCCTCCCGGTCCTCGTGTTCGTCGTGACCAAGCGGCTCTGCCTGTCGCTGCAGCGCCACGACCGCGAGCGGGTCCTGCACGGCAACGAGACCGGCCGGATCGTCCGGACGCCGGAGGGTCGCTTCTTCGAGGCCCACGAGCCGCTGGACGAGTACGAGCGGTGGGCCCTCGTCGACTACGACCCGCCGACCCCGCTGGGCCTCACCCAGGGCCCGGATGTCGACAGCCGCGGCGTCGCGCGCCGTCGGGGACCGCTGGCCGGGCTGCAGGCGGCGGCGTCGTCCTTCTTCTACAAGGACTCGGTCACCCCCGTGACTCCCTCCGAGCTCGCCGCGGCGCACCACCACGGCGAGCACGACGCGCTGGAGCAGGCCTCCGCGCCGCAGCTCGGGGTGCCGGTGAACGACAGCATCGGTGACGACGACTTCACCGACCACCACGGCTCGTCGGTGCAGGCACCTCCGCGCCATCACTGA
- a CDS encoding metallopeptidase family protein — protein MSMSREEFEDAVGDSLDLVPDGLMARLDNVVFLVEDEPPPEEPDLLGLYDGVPLTERDWGMQLPDRIFIYRGPLLRMCEDRDELLDEIAVTVVHEIAHHFGIDDDRLHELGWG, from the coding sequence ATGTCGATGTCCCGGGAGGAGTTCGAGGACGCCGTCGGCGACTCCCTCGACCTGGTGCCGGACGGTCTCATGGCCCGGTTGGACAATGTCGTCTTCCTCGTCGAGGACGAGCCGCCGCCGGAGGAGCCGGACCTGCTCGGTCTCTACGACGGGGTGCCGCTCACCGAACGGGACTGGGGCATGCAGCTGCCGGACCGCATCTTCATCTACCGGGGTCCGCTGCTGCGCATGTGCGAGGACCGGGACGAGCTGCTCGACGAGATCGCCGTGACGGTAGTGCACGAGATCGCCCACCACTTCGGGATCGACGACGACCGGCTGCACGAGCTGGGATGGGGCTGA
- a CDS encoding Lrp/AsnC family transcriptional regulator: protein MISAIVMIKAEVGRIPEAAQEIAEIDGIREVYSVTGDVDLIAIARVQRHEDFADVIADRLNKVGGVLETTTHISFRAYSSSDLEAGFSLGLDH, encoded by the coding sequence GTGATTTCTGCCATCGTCATGATCAAGGCCGAGGTCGGCCGCATCCCCGAGGCCGCCCAGGAGATCGCCGAGATCGACGGCATCCGGGAGGTCTACTCCGTCACCGGAGACGTCGACCTCATCGCCATCGCGCGGGTCCAGCGGCACGAGGACTTCGCCGACGTCATCGCCGACCGGCTCAACAAGGTGGGCGGCGTCCTGGAGACGACGACGCACATCTCCTTCCGGGCCTACTCCTCCTCAGACCTCGAGGCGGGTTTCTCCCTCGGCCTCGACCACTGA
- a CDS encoding DEDD exonuclease domain-containing protein, translating to MTGTTERVVTYTQETFGDLGTPLSETTFVVVDLETTGGSPAGSQITEFGAVKVRGGQVLGEFQTLVRPATPIPAFITVLTGITNAMVVQAPAISTVLPQFLEFARGSVLVAHNAGFDVSFLKAAARETGHPWPGFPVLDTVRLARQLVRKDEAPNHKLASLARLFGATTTPDHRALHDARATVDVLYGLMERVGNLGVHTLEELQSYSSRVSPSQRRKRVLAEAMPSAPGVYVFRDGTGTPLYVGTATDLRRRTLTYFTASETRRRMTEMVGLAESLTPIVCATPLEASVRELRLIAEHKPRYNRRSRHPEKAVWVRLTDEAFPRLSVVRSVKDDKAQYAGPFGSRRSAEAAVTALHEVVPLRQCTRRLSARSPGTSACVLLEIGRCGGPCVGAQSREDYAEVVARAGQALAGSTTEVVTALRSRLDDLAEQERFEEARTMRDRMMALVRAAARSQRLRPVARAPEIIAARRGEQGGWELICVRHGRLSGTSVSPRGADPMPYVAALRETAEVVSAPDASAAPAALPEETELILRWLESPGVRLVDLSGEWTCPVDGAGASRALLEPVAATWSGAEPGVAGQPRPLDRPVGALPA from the coding sequence GTGACCGGGACCACGGAGCGGGTGGTGACCTACACCCAGGAGACCTTCGGCGATCTCGGCACCCCACTGTCCGAGACGACTTTCGTCGTCGTCGACCTCGAGACCACCGGCGGGTCCCCCGCCGGGTCGCAGATCACCGAGTTCGGTGCGGTCAAGGTGCGCGGGGGCCAGGTCCTGGGTGAGTTCCAGACTCTCGTCCGGCCCGCCACCCCCATCCCGGCCTTCATCACGGTCCTGACCGGCATCACCAACGCCATGGTGGTGCAGGCCCCGGCCATCTCCACCGTGCTGCCGCAGTTCCTCGAGTTCGCCCGGGGCAGCGTGCTCGTCGCCCACAACGCCGGCTTCGACGTGTCCTTCCTCAAGGCGGCGGCCCGCGAGACGGGGCACCCCTGGCCGGGTTTCCCGGTCCTCGACACCGTCCGGCTGGCCCGTCAGCTGGTGCGCAAGGACGAGGCCCCCAACCACAAGCTGGCCAGCCTCGCGCGGCTGTTCGGGGCGACCACCACCCCCGACCACCGTGCCCTGCACGACGCGCGGGCGACGGTCGACGTCCTGTACGGCCTCATGGAGCGGGTCGGCAACCTCGGGGTGCACACGCTGGAGGAGCTGCAGTCCTACAGCTCGAGGGTCAGCCCGTCACAGCGCCGCAAACGGGTCCTGGCCGAGGCGATGCCGTCGGCCCCCGGGGTCTACGTCTTCCGCGACGGCACAGGAACCCCGCTCTACGTCGGCACCGCGACGGATCTGCGGCGGCGGACCCTCACCTACTTCACCGCCTCCGAGACCCGGCGGCGGATGACGGAGATGGTCGGCCTCGCCGAGTCCTTGACCCCCATCGTCTGCGCCACCCCCCTGGAGGCCTCGGTCCGCGAGCTGCGCCTCATCGCCGAGCACAAGCCGCGCTACAACCGCCGCTCACGTCACCCGGAGAAGGCCGTGTGGGTGCGCTTGACCGACGAGGCCTTCCCCCGGTTGTCCGTCGTGCGCTCGGTCAAGGACGACAAGGCGCAGTATGCCGGCCCGTTCGGCTCCCGGCGCTCCGCGGAGGCCGCCGTCACGGCCCTGCACGAGGTCGTCCCGCTACGCCAGTGCACCCGGCGCCTGTCGGCGCGCTCCCCCGGCACCAGTGCCTGCGTCCTGCTCGAGATCGGCCGCTGCGGGGGTCCGTGCGTGGGAGCCCAGAGCCGGGAGGACTACGCCGAGGTGGTCGCTCGGGCGGGTCAGGCCCTCGCCGGGAGCACCACCGAGGTCGTGACGGCGCTGCGGTCCCGCCTCGACGACCTCGCCGAGCAGGAACGCTTCGAGGAGGCGCGCACGATGCGTGACCGGATGATGGCGCTCGTGCGGGCCGCCGCCCGGAGCCAGCGGCTGCGGCCGGTCGCCCGCGCACCCGAGATCATCGCCGCCCGGCGCGGCGAGCAGGGCGGGTGGGAGCTCATCTGCGTCCGCCACGGCCGGCTGAGCGGCACGAGCGTGAGCCCCCGAGGGGCTGACCCGATGCCCTACGTCGCGGCGCTCCGCGAGACCGCCGAGGTCGTCAGCGCTCCAGACGCATCGGCCGCACCTGCGGCGCTGCCGGAGGAGACCGAGCTCATCCTGCGCTGGCTGGAGTCCCCCGGGGTCCGACTGGTCGACCTGTCGGGCGAGTGGACGTGCCCCGTCGACGGAGCCGGCGCGAGCCGCGCTCTCCTGGAGCCGGTGGCGGCGACATGGTCGGGCGCCGAGCCCGGAGTCGCCGGGCAACCCCGGCCCCTGGACCGGCCGGTGGGTGCACTCCCGGCCTGA
- a CDS encoding AMP-dependent synthetase/ligase, giving the protein MREVSVPLLVSEDAPGGIADYLRRWTLREPGRVLVSVPHDGGWEDVTAAELSRRVDRLAKGFMAAGVQPGDRVAIMSRTRLEWTLADLALWTAGAVPVPIYETSAPEQVRWICADSGAVAVIVEDAAMMATLAGCRDGLDQLRDVWQIESGSLDELACAGVEISDEELEERRSTVSRADLATIIYTSGTTGRPKGCELTHDNFMSLADNACERLSVIVDAPGAANLIFLPLAHVFARFIQVVCLRAGVRMGHCPDPRRILDDLAGFGPTFLLSVPRVFEKIYNAAEQKAEAAGRGRLFRWAARVAEAYSRALDTGSVRVSLRAQHALADRLVYSRLRASLGGRVTHAISGGAALGERLGHFFRGAGLVVLEGYGLTETTAPATVNTPDLLRIGTVGRPLPGVAIRVEPDGEILVKGVGVLRGYRGDPSATEAVLSDGWLRTGDLGELDADGFLRVTGRRKEIIVTAGGKNVSPGPLEDRLRAHPLISQCIVVGEGRPFVAALVTLDADVLPGWLGQHDLADVSAEQAASHPLVRQEIQAAVDQANSSVSRAESIRAFTVLTEDFTIESGMLTPSLKLRRTAVTEAYAAQIETVYQRR; this is encoded by the coding sequence GTGCGCGAGGTGTCCGTACCCCTTCTGGTGTCCGAGGACGCCCCGGGAGGGATCGCCGACTACCTGCGCCGGTGGACGCTGCGGGAGCCGGGACGGGTCCTGGTCTCGGTGCCGCACGACGGGGGCTGGGAGGACGTCACCGCAGCCGAGCTCTCCAGGCGGGTCGACCGGCTCGCCAAGGGCTTCATGGCCGCGGGCGTCCAGCCCGGGGACAGGGTGGCCATCATGAGCCGGACCCGGCTGGAGTGGACCCTCGCCGACCTCGCGCTGTGGACCGCAGGCGCCGTCCCGGTGCCGATCTATGAGACCAGTGCCCCGGAGCAGGTGCGCTGGATCTGTGCGGACTCCGGTGCGGTGGCCGTCATCGTGGAGGACGCGGCGATGATGGCGACCCTGGCCGGCTGCCGTGACGGCCTGGACCAGCTGCGCGACGTGTGGCAGATCGAGTCCGGGTCGCTGGACGAGCTCGCCTGCGCCGGCGTCGAGATCAGCGACGAGGAGCTGGAGGAGCGTCGCAGCACGGTCTCCCGGGCGGATCTCGCGACGATCATCTACACCTCCGGCACGACGGGGCGCCCCAAGGGCTGCGAGCTGACGCACGACAACTTCATGTCGTTGGCGGACAACGCCTGCGAACGGTTGTCCGTCATCGTCGACGCCCCGGGCGCCGCCAACCTCATCTTCCTGCCGCTGGCCCACGTCTTCGCGCGCTTCATCCAGGTCGTCTGTCTGCGGGCCGGAGTGCGGATGGGGCACTGCCCGGACCCGCGCAGGATCCTCGACGACCTCGCGGGCTTCGGGCCGACCTTCCTGCTGTCGGTCCCACGGGTGTTCGAGAAGATCTACAACGCGGCCGAGCAGAAGGCCGAGGCGGCGGGACGCGGGCGGCTCTTCCGTTGGGCCGCCCGCGTCGCCGAGGCCTACAGCCGCGCCCTCGACACCGGGTCGGTGCGGGTGAGCCTGCGCGCCCAGCACGCGCTGGCCGACCGGCTGGTCTACTCGCGACTGCGCGCCTCGCTCGGCGGTCGGGTGACGCACGCGATCTCGGGGGGTGCAGCCCTCGGCGAGCGCCTCGGGCACTTCTTCCGCGGCGCCGGACTGGTCGTGCTCGAGGGGTACGGGCTGACCGAGACCACGGCACCGGCCACCGTGAACACCCCTGACCTCCTGCGCATCGGCACGGTGGGGCGTCCGTTGCCGGGGGTCGCGATCCGGGTGGAGCCGGACGGGGAGATCCTCGTCAAGGGCGTCGGGGTGCTGCGGGGCTACCGCGGCGACCCGTCGGCCACCGAGGCGGTGCTCTCGGACGGGTGGCTACGCACCGGAGACCTGGGCGAGCTGGACGCCGATGGATTCCTGCGGGTGACCGGGCGCAGGAAAGAGATCATCGTCACGGCCGGGGGCAAGAACGTCTCCCCTGGGCCGCTCGAGGACCGCCTGCGGGCGCACCCGCTGATCTCGCAGTGCATCGTCGTCGGCGAGGGTCGGCCCTTCGTCGCGGCCCTCGTGACGCTGGACGCGGACGTCCTGCCCGGGTGGCTGGGCCAGCACGATCTCGCAGACGTCTCCGCAGAGCAGGCCGCGTCCCACCCGCTCGTGCGCCAGGAGATCCAGGCCGCCGTGGACCAGGCCAACTCCTCGGTGAGCCGGGCGGAGTCGATCCGGGCGTTCACCGTGCTGACCGAGGACTTCACGATCGAGTCGGGGATGCTCACCCCCTCGCTCAAGCTGCGGCGCACCGCGGTGACCGAGGCCTACGCGGCGCAGATCGAGACGGTCTACCAACGCCGTTGA
- a CDS encoding ROK family glucokinase, with protein MSICVGVDIGGTKIAASAVQDGSILEQALRETPAQAPDDIVTAVADVLRELTERLGPERPVDAVGVACAGFIDRSGDMVVFAPNLAWRDEPLRERLEEATGLPVVLENDANAAAWGEFRFGAARDVEEMVLITLGTGVGGGIVVDGELVRGTHGMAAEVGHMRMVPDGHRCGCGNKGCWEVYASGSALVREARDLVAGGSPHAGALADACGGDPSALSGVMVTEVAQAGDPAAQELLEDVGRWAGEGLASLAAILDPGLLVIGGGVSAAGDLVLQPAKRTFARNLTGRGHREIIPVVLAELGNEAGMIGAADLASRRV; from the coding sequence GTGAGCATCTGCGTCGGCGTGGACATCGGGGGCACCAAGATCGCGGCGAGCGCGGTGCAGGACGGCAGCATCCTGGAACAGGCGTTGCGGGAGACACCCGCGCAGGCACCCGACGACATCGTCACCGCCGTGGCCGACGTCCTGCGCGAGCTCACCGAGCGACTCGGGCCGGAGCGCCCGGTGGACGCGGTCGGCGTCGCGTGCGCCGGCTTCATCGACCGTAGCGGCGACATGGTGGTCTTCGCGCCCAACCTCGCCTGGCGCGACGAGCCGCTGCGGGAGCGCCTCGAGGAGGCGACCGGCCTGCCGGTGGTGCTGGAGAATGACGCCAACGCGGCGGCCTGGGGAGAGTTCCGCTTCGGCGCCGCCCGCGACGTCGAGGAGATGGTCCTCATCACCCTCGGCACCGGGGTGGGCGGGGGCATCGTCGTCGACGGGGAGCTCGTGCGGGGCACGCACGGCATGGCGGCCGAGGTGGGGCACATGCGGATGGTGCCGGACGGCCACCGCTGCGGGTGCGGCAACAAGGGCTGCTGGGAGGTGTATGCCTCCGGCAGCGCCCTCGTGCGCGAGGCGCGCGACCTGGTGGCCGGCGGCAGCCCGCACGCGGGCGCGCTCGCCGACGCCTGCGGGGGTGACCCCTCCGCGCTGAGCGGCGTGATGGTGACCGAGGTGGCGCAGGCGGGGGACCCTGCCGCGCAGGAGCTGCTCGAGGACGTCGGCCGCTGGGCCGGTGAGGGACTGGCCTCGCTCGCGGCGATCCTCGACCCCGGCCTGCTCGTCATCGGCGGCGGTGTCTCGGCGGCGGGGGACCTCGTCCTGCAGCCCGCGAAACGGACCTTCGCACGCAATCTCACGGGGCGTGGGCACCGGGAGATCATCCCGGTCGTGCTCGCGGAGCTGGGCAACGAGGCGGGGATGATCGGCGCGGCGGACCTCGCCTCGCGACGGGTGTGA
- a CDS encoding ROK family glucokinase: MSLRPATSAPPAVGVDVGGTRVKAGLVEATGEVVARVHRLTPGRTVAAAEVEELIAEVVLDLLGQVAVAERGAIPVGVGAAGFVDAAQGRVVFAPHLSWRDEPLRENLARRLGRPVLVDNDAHAAAWAEHRYGAGVGESHLVMLTLGTGIGGAILTEGRLQRGRHGLAGEFGHQQLVPDGLRCECGNRGCWEQYASGRAIARLAREVVAAGGDHASALVRTLDGGEPGALTGEHVTRAAREGDRASREILAEVGRHLGVGLAGVAASLDPGTVVIGGGVSLAGDLLLDPARETLARTLVGRGHRPVPPVRAAQLGEVAGMVGAADLARHAAAGPSA, translated from the coding sequence GTGAGCCTGCGTCCCGCGACCTCGGCGCCACCGGCGGTCGGGGTCGACGTCGGCGGGACGCGGGTCAAGGCAGGGTTGGTCGAGGCCACCGGTGAGGTGGTCGCGAGGGTCCACCGGCTCACCCCGGGGCGGACCGTCGCGGCGGCCGAGGTGGAAGAGCTCATCGCCGAGGTCGTGCTGGACCTGCTGGGGCAGGTCGCGGTGGCCGAGCGCGGCGCCATCCCTGTCGGGGTGGGTGCCGCCGGCTTCGTCGACGCGGCCCAGGGGCGGGTGGTCTTCGCCCCGCACCTGTCCTGGCGCGACGAGCCGTTGCGGGAGAACCTCGCGAGGCGGCTCGGGCGCCCGGTCCTCGTCGACAACGACGCGCACGCCGCGGCGTGGGCCGAGCACCGCTACGGCGCCGGGGTCGGGGAGAGTCATCTCGTCATGCTCACGCTCGGCACCGGCATCGGGGGCGCGATCCTCACCGAGGGCCGGCTGCAGCGCGGCCGGCACGGACTGGCCGGTGAGTTCGGGCACCAGCAGCTCGTCCCCGACGGGCTGCGCTGCGAGTGCGGCAACCGTGGCTGCTGGGAGCAGTACGCCTCCGGTCGGGCGATCGCCCGGTTGGCCCGGGAAGTGGTGGCCGCCGGTGGTGACCACGCCTCGGCGCTCGTCCGCACGCTCGACGGGGGAGAGCCCGGGGCACTCACCGGGGAGCACGTGACGCGAGCCGCGCGCGAGGGTGACCGGGCGAGCCGGGAGATCCTGGCCGAGGTCGGTCGACACCTCGGGGTCGGCCTCGCCGGCGTCGCGGCCTCCCTCGACCCCGGCACCGTCGTCATCGGGGGCGGGGTGAGCCTGGCCGGCGACCTCCTGCTGGACCCGGCGCGGGAGACCCTGGCCCGGACCCTGGTCGGGCGCGGCCACCGCCCGGTCCCGCCGGTGCGCGCGGCGCAGCTGGGGGAGGTGGCCGGGATGGTCGGCGCCGCCGACCTCGCGCGGCACGCGGCGGCCGGGCCCTCGGCCTGA
- a CDS encoding endonuclease/exonuclease/phosphatase family protein: MPSLRVASYNLRGLKDSAEAAAAVVRAMRPDVLLLQELPRYPGSEYAVSAFARDCDLLWSGRTRLVSGTGLMTALRVTATDSQDRRLRVGLRENPRSYTLTQVRLPGGQRAHVVSVHLSLRAQQRVEHAGTVLSELAADPAFPDDVPLVVGGDLNEGPDGAAWGRFTEALVEVSAEHPTFPAHQPHRHIDAIFARGHRAVTPGDPALLEGMPVREASDHLPVWVDLEI; encoded by the coding sequence ATGCCCTCCCTGCGCGTCGCCAGCTACAACCTGCGTGGACTCAAGGACAGCGCGGAGGCCGCCGCGGCGGTGGTCCGCGCGATGCGCCCCGACGTCCTCCTGCTGCAGGAGCTGCCCCGATACCCCGGGTCGGAGTATGCCGTCAGCGCCTTCGCCCGGGACTGCGACCTGCTGTGGTCAGGTCGCACCCGCCTGGTCAGCGGCACCGGCCTCATGACCGCGCTCCGGGTCACCGCCACCGACTCGCAGGACCGGCGGTTGCGCGTCGGGCTGCGGGAGAACCCGCGCAGCTACACCCTCACCCAGGTGCGGCTGCCGGGGGGGCAGCGGGCCCATGTCGTCTCGGTCCACCTGTCGCTGCGCGCGCAGCAGCGGGTGGAGCACGCCGGGACGGTCCTGTCCGAGCTCGCCGCCGACCCGGCCTTCCCGGACGACGTGCCGCTGGTCGTCGGCGGTGACCTCAACGAGGGGCCCGACGGGGCGGCCTGGGGGAGGTTCACCGAGGCCCTGGTCGAGGTGAGTGCCGAGCACCCGACCTTCCCCGCGCACCAGCCGCACCGTCACATCGATGCGATCTTCGCCCGGGGGCACCGTGCGGTGACGCCGGGAGACCCGGCGCTGCTGGAGGGTATGCCGGTGCGCGAGGCGAGCGACCACCTGCCGGTCTGGGTCGACCTGGAGATCTGA